Proteins encoded within one genomic window of Aspergillus nidulans FGSC A4 chromosome VII:
- the ncr1 gene encoding sphingolipid transporter (transcript_id=CADANIAT00008794), translating to MRGLRFIPIVAALSFPAHSFAQGKTRIHENGRCAIRGHCGKQSFFGGELPCPDNDAAREPEAAVREKLVNLCGAKWQEGPVCCEEEQIDALSKNLKLAEGIISSCPACKDNFFNIFCTFTCSPDQSLFINVTKTEKGNSGKELVTELDNIWSEEYQSGFYDSCKNVKNGASGGKAIDFIGGGAKDYQQFLKFLGDKKFLGSPFQINYHTEPPEDSQGMQALPIHPKACNDADPAYRCSCVDCPDVCPELPAIKTEEHCHVGLLPCLSFSVILIYSVFLLGVAGFSSYFTYRERRYRKPERVRLLQDPNPSDDEDEGDIVHAGGHLEYPHGYYKLNSMLDTVFSRIGSVCARFPALTIISSVVAVVLLSLGWLRFAVETDPVRLWVSPTSAAAKEKAFFDENFGPFYRAEQAFLVNDDETGDGRVLDYDTLTWWFGVESRIRRVISLDRGLSLDDICYKPTGDACVIQSVTGYFGGSLSNLDPDTWQDRLTHCASSPGDASCLPDFSQPLRPEMILGGYEDSGNVLDAKALIVTWVVNNHAPGSEEEAEAIDWEDTFRGIFQVVQEEAKNRGLRVSFTTEASVEQELNKSSNTDAKIVVISYIIMFIYASLALGSVTMTWRSLINNPANALVQSKFTLGVVGIVIVLMSVSASVGLFSAAGVKVTLIIAEVIPFLVLAVGVDNIFLIVYEFERLNVSHPDEEIDERISRAIGRIGPSIFLSAITETVAFALGVFVGMPAVRNFAIYAAGAVFINAVLQITMFVSVLALNQKRVESLRADCIPCLTVRKAHSGMPEDLAFDDQDREGILQKFIRKVYAPLLLNRRVKVVVVITFLGILAAGLALTPEVAMGLDQRIALPSDSYLIDYFDDLSEYFNSGPPVYFVTRNVNITKREHQRQLCGRFTTCEEYSLPFVLEQESKRSNVSYIAGATASWIDDFFYWLNPQQDCCYEDGKLCFEGRTPGWNISLTGMPEGAEFIHYLEKWIKSPTDASCPLGGKAPYSNALVFDPKRITTNASHFRTSHTPLRTQDDFIKSYISARRIADGLSAEHGIDVFPYSKTYIFFDQYVSIVQVAGTLLGSAVAIIFAITSILLGSVATGAVVTATVIMIVIDIIGSMAISGVSLNAVSLVNLVICVGIGVEFCAHIARAFMFPSRSIMEIVPSKFRGKDARSWTALVNVGGSVFSGITVTKLLGVCVLAFTRSKIFEIYYFRVWLALIIFAATHALIFLPVALSYFGGDGYADPEASGGLEENLASRSYRSLLVDDDYDSDEY from the exons ATGCGGGGACTCCGCTTCATCCCCATCGTCGCAGCCCTGAGCTTCCCCGCGCACTCTTTTGCCCAGGGGAAGACAAGGATTCATGAAAATGGTCGCTGTGCCATTCGCGGTCATTGTGGGAAGCAGTCGTTCTTTGGCGGAGAGCTTCCGTGCCCTGATAATGATGCTGCAAGAGAGCCGGAGGCTGCGGTGAGGGAGAAATTGGTGAACCTGTGCGGCGCTAAATGGCAGGAAGGGCCGGTATGCTGTGAGGAAGAACAA ATTGATGCGCTTTCGAAAAACCTTAAGCTCGCTGAAGGGATAATCTCCTCGTGTCCTGCCTGCAAAGataacttcttcaacataTTCTGCACCTTTACTTGTTCGCCAGACCAGTCGCTCTTCATCAACGTTACCAAGACTGAGAAGGGAAATTCTGGGAAAGAGCTAGTTACGGAATTGGATAATATATGGTCGGAGGAATATCAGAGCGGTTTTTATGACAGCTGCAAGAACGTCAAGAACGGCGCTTCGGGTGGCAAGGCTATTGATTTTATCGGAGGGGGCGCAAAGGATTACCAGCAGTTCTTGAAGTTTCTGGGCGACAAGAAGTTTTTGGGAAGCCCGTTCCAGATCAATTACCACACAGAACCTCCGGAAGACTCTCAGGGTATGCAGGCACTACCGATTCACCCCAAGGCTTGCAATGATGCAGATCCAGCATACCGTTGCTCTTGTGTTGATTGCCCCGATGTGTGCCCCGAGCTTCCTGCAATCAAGACCGAAGAACATTGCCACGTAGGGCTTCTCCCGTGCCTGTCGTTCTCCGTCATTCTCATATATTCGGTTTTCTTACTTGGCGTGGCTGGATTTTCAAGCTATTTCACCTATAGAGAACGCAGGTACCGCAAGCCTGAACGGGTGCGACTTCTACAGGACCCGAATCcgagcgacgacgaagatgagggcgACATTGTTCACGCTGGTGGCCATTTGGAATACCCTCATGGATATTACAAACTCAACTCTATGCTCGATACAGTGTTTAGTCGTATTGGGTCCGTTTGTGCTCGTTTCCCCGCGTTGACGATAATATCAAGCGTTGTTGCGGTTGTATTATTGAGCTTGGGGTGGCTGCGGTTTGCGGTGGAGACGGATCCGGTCCGTCTCTGGGTGAGCCCTacttcagcagcagctaaaGAAAAGGCATTCTTCGATGAGAATTTTGGACCGTTCTACCGCGCAGAGCAAGCATTCCTCGTCAATGACGACGAGACTGGTGATGGTAGGGTTCTTGATTACGACACCCTGACCTGGTGGTTTGGCGTTGAGTCGCGCATTCGCCGCGTAATCTCTTTGGACCGTGGATTGTCATTGGATGATATATGCTATAAACCTACCGGCGATGCATGTGTGATTCAGTCTGTTACTGGTTACTTTGGTGGCTCGCTGTCGAACCTGGACCCAGATACCTGGCAGGATCGTTTGACGCATTGCGCCAGTTCACCCGGCGATGCCAGCTGCCTCCCGGACTTCTCGCAACCTTTGAGACCGGAGATGATTTTAGGCGGCTATGAGGATTCAGGGAACGTTCTAGACGCCAAGGCTTTGATAGTGACCTGGGTTGTGAACAATCATGCTCCGggctcagaagaagaggccgaAGCGATTGATTGGGAAGACACTTTTAGAGGAATATTCCAGGTTGTCcaggaagaagcaaaaaaCCGTGGTCTCCGTGTCTCTTTTACCACAGAAGCGAGTGTCGAGCAAGAACTGAATAAGTCAAGCAATACTGATGCGAAAATTGTCGTTATCAGCTATATCATCATGTTCATCTACGCATCCCTAGCTCTGGGCTCTGTGACGATGACATGGAGATCGCTGATCAACAACCCTGCTAATGCTCTGGTGCAGTCCAAGTTCACCCTCGGCGTCGTCGGCATCGTCATTGTTCTGATGTCAGTGTCCGCGTCAGTTGGGCTGTTCTCCGCTGCAGGCGTCAAGGTCACATTAATCATCGCTGAGGTGATTCCTTTCCTTGTCTTAGCTGTTGGTGTGGACAATATATTTCTCATAGTCTATGAATTTGAGCGCCTAAATGTCAGTCATCCGGATGAAGAGATTGACGAGCGCATTTCCCGAGCTATTGGTCGCATTGGTCCTAGTATCTTTCTCTCCGCTATTACAGAAACCGTCGCCTTTGCGCTGGGAGTCTTTGTCGGAATGCCCGCAGTCAGAAACTTTGCCATCTACGCAGCGGGTGCTGTTTTTATTAATGCTGTCCTGCAGATTACGATGTTTGTTTCTGTTCTCGCCTTGAATCAGAAGCGCGTCGAGAGCCTCCGCGCGGACTGCATTCCCTGCTTGACTGTGCGTAAGGCTCATTCTGGTATGCCTGAGGACTTGGCTTTTGATGACCAGGACAGGGAAGGCATCCTCCAGAAGTTCATTCGCAAAGTTTATGCGCCTCTCCTTCTTAACCGCAGAGTGAAGGTAGTGGTGGTGATCACTTTTCTCGGCATTTTGGCCGCCGGGCTGGCTTTGACCCCAGAGGTGGCTATGGGCTTGGATCAACGTATTGCATTGCCGAGTGACTCGTATCTGATTGACTACTTCGATGATCTGAGCGAATACTTTAATAGTGGTCCTCCGGTATACTTTGTCACTCGAAACGTGAACATCACCAAAAGAGAACACCAGCGGCAACTTTGTGGCCGGTTCACCACGTGCGAGGAATACTCACTGCCATTTGTGCTGGAGCAAGAGTCGAAACGGTCGAATGTGTCTTATATAGCCGGGGCCACTGCCAGCTGGATTGATGACTTTTTCTACTGGCTAAACCCGCAACAAGATTGCTGCTATGAAGATGGCAAGCTGTGCTTCGAAGGTAGAACACCCGGTTGGAACATCAGCCTGACTGGTATGCCAGAAGGCGCCGAATTCATCCACTATCTTGAGAAATGGATCAAGTCGCCCACGGATGCGTCATGCCCTCTCGGTGGGAAGGCGCCATATAGCAATGCCCTCGTTTTTGACCCAAAACGCATCACGACCAACGCAAGCCACTTCAGAACTTCCCATACTCCCCTGAGGACCCAGGACGATTTCATCAAATCTTATATCTCTGCTAGACGCATTGCTGATGGCTTATCAGCAGAGCACGGGATTGATGTGTTTCCTTACTCCAAGACGTACATTTTCTTCGACCAGTATGTGTCTATAGTACAGGTCGCAGGTACTCTGCTTGGATCTGCCGTGGCAATTATCTTTGCTATTACCTCTATTCTGCTCGGCTCTGTTGCCACAGGAGCCGTCGTGACAGCGACGGTCATTATGATCGTGATCGATATAATTGGTTCCATGGCCATATCCGGCGTCTCACTGAACGCCGTCTCTCTCGTCAACCTCGTTATTTGTGTGGGCATTGGCGTCGAATTTTGCGCCCATATCGCCAGAGCTTTTATGTTCCCATCGCGCAGTATCATGGAGATCGTGCCCTCAAAATTCCGCGGCAAGGATGCGAGATCTTGGACAGCGCTCGTGAATGTAGGGGGTAGCGTGTTTAGCGGCATCACCGTTACCAAACTTCTCGGAGTGTGCGTTTTAGCCTTTACCCGGAGCAAAATCTTTGAGATCTACTATTTCCGGGTATGGTTGGCGCTGATCATCTTCGCGGCCACCCACgctctcatcttcttgccCGTTGCGCTTAGCTATTTTGGCGGAGACG GATACGCTGACCCTGAAGCCAGCGGGGGGTTAGAGGAGAACCTTGCGTCGAGAAGTTACCGCTCCCTGTTGGTTGACGACGATTACGACTCAGACGAATATTAG
- a CDS encoding amidohydrolase family protein (transcript_id=CADANIAT00008793) — protein sequence MPPHSITKLIARPIIALEEHFLSRAALASPNALNERMRAIPGLFDNFTELGPRRIADMDHGQVTMQVISHGPGDLSPAQCRETNNQLAEAIRACPTRFAGFAELPMHEPQEAAMELRRMCSGALDGIRFVGALVDSHTEGGLYYDGPEFDVLWDEATKLDVPIYIHPTWPSQQLFTAYRSSNIPEDVNTAILSFGFGWHGDVAIHILRLYAAGVFDRFPKLKIIIGHMGEMVPYMLQRIERVSSRWGKERSFREVWDQNLWLTTSGNWALDPLACILRNTKHDRIMYSVDYPFAKSADGLKWLEELEESGMVTEEVLEGIRWRNAAQLLKLNALPVS from the coding sequence ATGCCACCTCACTCAATAACCAAATTGATCGCAAGACCGATCATCGCCCTCGAGGAACATTTCCTCTCGCGCGCCGCCCTCGCATCTCCAAATGCGCTCAACGAGAGAATGCGAGCCATCCCTGGGCTCTTCGACAATTTCACCGAGCTTGGACCTAGGCGCATTGCGGACATGGACCACGGGCAAGTCACCATGCAAGTAATATCCCACGGTCCGGGTGACCTGTCTCCCGCCCAATGCCGAGAGACCAACAACCAGCTTGCCGAAGCCATACGTGCTTGTCCAACAAGATTCGCTGGGTTCGCCGAGCTGCCAATGCATGAACCTCAGGAGGCAGCAATGGAACTCCGTCGTATGTGCTCAGGAGCGCTTGACGGGATACGCTTTGTCGGGGCGCTCGTGGACAGTCATACAGAAGGCGGACTATACTATGACGGGCCGGAGTTCGACGTGCTTTGGGATGAGGCGACGAAGCTGGACGTGCCGATATATATTCATCCGACTTGGCCCTCCCAGCAACTTTTCACAGCGTACCGTTCCTCCAACATTCCCGAGGACGTGAATACAGCTATCCTCTCATTTGGATTCGGCTGGCACGGCGACGTGGCGATTCATATATTGCGTCTGTATGCAGCGGGGGTCTTCGACCGGTTTCCCAAGTTGAAAATTATTATCGGGCATATGGGTGAGATGGTCCCCTACATGCTTCAGAGGATAGAGCGGGTGTCATCGCGGtggggaaaggagagatCGTTCAGGGAAGTCTGGGATCAGAACCTGTGGTTGACGACGAGTGGCAATTGGGCGTTGGATCCGCTGGCTTGTATATTGCGTAATACAAAACATGATAGAATCATGTATAGCGTGGACTATCCATTTGCAAAGAGTGCCGATGGGTTGAAGTggttggaagagctggaggagagcgGGATGGTGACTGAAGAGGTGTTGGAGGGCATTCGCTGGAGAAATGCGGCTCAATTATTGAAACTGAATGCCCTTCCAGTTTCTTAA
- a CDS encoding uncharacterized protein (transcript_id=CADANIAT00008791): MSQKVFVTGATGFIGRKVTEFAVKEGYSVRGLSRREEGDALFESLGATPVRGDLKNADLLTEESRNADIVLHLAFDHDFTKPYQELVNTDIAAVTALAKGLEGTGKPLVVSNGTANVAPDPNGGETDEDAPLADHLLTNRDGAERHALSFVDKSVRVVSIRLPQYVYGPGSTTGFAAQLIKLAIRSGESVYIGDGEYCFSDTYVDDAAKLYLLAAKHAKPGDVFNGTGHTTTTYRAMATAISELVGVPARSITPDEAVARWGPFLAGFISIRNRASNRRAVEQLGWKPVGPGLLWEVRNGSYVPVAEKFKKEASAQ, encoded by the coding sequence ATGTCACAAAAGGTCTTTGTCACCGGCGCAACTGGCTTTATTGGCCGCAAGGTCACAGAGTTCGCCGTCAAAGAAGGGTACAGCGTGCGCGGTCTCTCACGAcgtgaagaaggcgatgcGCTGTTCGAGTCGCTGGGCGCGACTCCCGTCCGCGGTGACCTCAAGAATGCAGACCTTCTCACAGAAGAGAGCAGAAACGCCGACATCGTCCTGCACCTTGCGTTCGATCACGATTTTACCAAGCCGTACCAGGAGCTAGTTAACACTGACATTGCCGCTGTGACCGCCCTTGCCAAAGGCCTTGAAGGAACCGGCAAGCCTCTTGTCGTTTCGAACGGGACAGCCAACGTCGCGCCCGATCCCAATGGAGGCGAGACCGACGAGGATGCCCCGTTAGCAGACCACCTTCTTACCAACCGTGACGGCGCCGAAAGGCATGCGCTTTCGTTTGTAGACAAGAGCGTGCGCGTTGTCTCCATACGGCTCCCGCAGTACGTCTACGGTCCTGGTAGTACAACCGGCTTCGCCGCGCAATTGATCAAGCTAGCGATCAGATCCGGCGAATCCGTGTACATTGGCGATGGCGAGTACTGCTTCTCGGATACATACGTCGATGACGCTGCCAAACTGTACCTTCTTGCCGCCAAGCACGCAAAGCCCGGAGACGTCTTCAATGGTACTGGGCACACAACCACGACATACAGGGCCATGGCGACTGCGATCAGCGAGCTCGTAGGAGTACCCGCTCGCTCTATTACTCCTGATGAGGCAGTCGCTCGCTGGGGCCCGTTCCTTGCTGGATTCATTAGCATCAGAAACCGTGCGTCGAACCGAAGGGCTGTTGAGCAGCTTGGTTGGAAACCTGTTGGACCGGGGCTGCTATGGGAGGTTCGCAACGGGAGCTATGTACCTGTGGCGGAGaagttcaagaaggaggctTCTGCACAGTGA
- a CDS encoding uncharacterized protein (transcript_id=CADANIAT00008789) — protein sequence MTPSTKPKTFHVAIVGGGIAGLSLAIALHHRDVSVKIYEQAHAFAEVGAGVSFGPNAVEAMKLCHSGIYEAFKKVCTRNLWPEKEKVWFDYLDGYTHNEEEYNAASSGKESKRQKIAFTITNSLGQTGVHRAHFLDELVKLVPQEIAQFNKRLQNITERGDGKLVLKFADGVEDEADVVIGCDGIKSRVRQILVGEDHPSAHPSFTHKYAYRGLVPMDKAIEAIGEELASNSCMHMGPNNHMLTFPVNGGKTLNIVAFHTTPDTWTDRTRLTRDGTREEALRDFAGYGPNVTKLLKLCDPKLSIWAIFDLGVHPVPTFHKGRLAISGDAAHATSPHHGAGAGYCLEDTAVLATLLSDPRVQNNSDIETALAVFDACRRERTQWLVQSSRFIGDCYEWRAEGVGRDFRKIEEAINRRNAIITDADVGGMCREAKEMLGQRLGGEERAAL from the exons ATGCCTTTGCCGAAGTCGGCGCTGGCGTCTCCTTCGGGCCGAATGCAGTCGAGGCCATGAAACTCTGCCACAGTGGGATATATGAGGCATTCAAGAAAGTGTGCACACGGAATCTGTGgccggagaaggagaaagtgTGGTTCGACTACCTGGACGGATACACACACAATGAAGAGGAGTACAATGCCGCTTCGAGTGggaaggagagcaagaggCAGAAAATCGCATTCACGATCACAAATAGTCTCGGGCAGACGGGGGTCCATCGCGCACATTTTCTggacgagctggtcaagTTGGTCCCCCAGGAAATTGCGCAGTTCAATAAGCGGCTCCAGAACATAACAGAGCGGGGAGACGGGAAGCTAGTGCTCAAGTTTGCGGATGGggtggaggacgaggcaGATGTGGTCATTGGTTGCGATGGGATCAAGTCCAGGGTAAGGCAAATTCTCGTCGGGGAGGACCATCCCTCAGCGCACCCATCATTTACACACAAGTATGCCTACCGCGGGCTGGTGCCCATGGACAAGGCGATCGAGGCAATTGGAGAGGAACTTGCCTCCAATTCATGCATGCAT ATGGGCCCTAATAACCATATGCTCACATTTCCCGTCAATGGCGGTAAGACCCTCAACATCGTCGCCTTTCATACAACCCCCGACACCTGGACCGACCGTACTCGCCTGACTCGCGACGGCACacgcgaagaagctcttcgcgACTTCGCAGGTTACGGACCTAATGTCACCAAGCTCCTCAAACTCTGTGACCCCAAGCTCAGCATT TGGGCAATCTTTGACTTGGGCGTCCATCCCGTTCCCACTTTCCACAAGGGCCGTCTCGCCATCTCCGGTGACGCCGCACATGCCACATCCCCGCACCACGGCGCCGGCGCCGGCTACTGCCTTGAAGACACAGCCGTCCTTGCTACGCTCCTCTCTGACCCGCGCGTGCAAAATAACAGCGACATTGAGACAGCCCTGGCTGTCTTCGACGCCTGTCGCCGCGAGCGCACACAGTGGCTTGTACAGAGCAGTCGGTTCATCGGCGATTGTTATGAGTGGCGCGCTGAGGGGGTGGGACGCGACTTCCGGaagattgaggaggcgatTAATCGCCGGAACGCGATCATCACggatgctgatgttggcgGCATGTGTAGGGAGGCGAAGGAGATGTTGGGGCAACGGTTGGgcggggaggagagggctgCGCTGTAA
- a CDS encoding DUF3425 domain-containing protein (transcript_id=CADANIAT00008790) yields the protein MPPRTREEQQMGGSGTQKRKPVRRDLEKRRQQNIQAQRKYPYYGLWVRSSGRRMLTIGSGEKLRQRYERLDALAATVTQGSPTLQVPHVGQGLSGAEVTLNTTQGDNLATSIPRPASDVLTSSLETTATDYAQFVPQLGDFPLDLSSWNPSTYISRPGDPSLSGIWDPATLPLSDETICYPAQVELTRGLNTTENTVHFLAGHASQSHSSSALVSTASNNPITIRSSHTNRPSLAWTTVIDCGCTTPHFTLQSGGPYSANPRQVKVLATMPVADPYANNLRVDQHCTLTALFLVVEHVGLTMAEICADESPSPFFRIDSSSADPLTRANVVAAVQKAFKTKLKHDLRPSEEQITISHHPMIDIYPFPTLRNNLVTRQGEYDEDEFFHDTLAGLICWGSAGVGQRDRNASAGKASTGAPWDLRSWEAQEWFVRKYWGLMGGEDGDLVRQTEWWRSIRGEDALEVVEL from the exons ATGCCTCCCCGAACTCGAGAGGAACAGCAGATGGGTGGCTCGGGAAcgcagaagcggaagccTGTACGCCGGGACCTAGAGAAGAGGCGGCAGCAGAACATCCAGGCTCAGAGGAAGTACC CATATTACGGGCTTTGGGTCCGATCCTCTGGGCGGAGAATGCTCACCATTGGTTCAGGCGAGAAACTACGACAGCGCTATGAGCGTCTAGATGCGCTTGCTGCAACCGTCACGCAAGGAAGTCCCACATTGCAGGTGCCGCATGTGGGACAGGGTCTATCTGGGGCAGAGGTCACATTGAATACTACTCAAGGCGATAACTTAGCAACATCTATCCCTCGTCCTGCTTCTGATGTGCTCACTAGCAGTCTTGAGACGACCGCAACGGACTATGCCCAATTTGTCCCTCAATTGGGCGACTTCCCTTTGGACCTGAGCTCGTGGAACCCTAGTACGTACATTTCGAGACCGGGTGACCCGTCCTTGTCCGGAATATGGGATCCTGCCACGCTGCCTCTCTCAGACGAAACCATCTGTTACCCAGCGCAAGTCGAACTAACCAGGGGATTAAATACAACCGAAAACACAGTCCATTTCCTTGCAGGTCATGCTTCACAGTCACATAGTTCATCAGCCCTCGTTTCAACAGCTAGCAATAaccccatcaccatcagGAGCAGCCACACCAATAGGCCAAGTTTGGCGTGGACTACCGTTATCGACTGCGGCTGCACCACTCCACACTTTACCCTACAGTCGGGTGGTCCTTATTCCGCAAATCCTCGTCAAGTCAAGGTTCTCGCAACTATGCCAGTAGCAGACCCATACGCAAACAACCTACGAGTTGACCAGCACTGCACTCTAACGGCGTTGTTCCTCGTCGTAGAACACGTTGGCCTAACCATGGCCGAAATCTGTGCCGATGAGTCTCCGTCACCTTTCTTCCGCATAGACTCCTCATCAGCAGATCCATTAACCAGAGCCAATGTGGTTGCCGCGGTGCAGAAAGCATTTAAAACAAAGCTCAAGCACGACCTGAGGCCAAGCGAAGAACAGATTACCATCAGCCATCATCCAATGATTGATATTTATCCATTTCCGACTCTGCGAAATAATCTTGTCACACGCCAGGGCGAGTATGACGAGGACGAATTCTTTCATGACACTCTTGCCGGGTTGATTTGTTGGGGAAGCGCGGGCGTTGGGCAAAGGGATCGGAACGCCTCTGCCGGGAAAGCCTCAACTGGGGCACCATGGGACTTACGGAGCTGGGAGGCGCAAGAGTGGTTCGTGAGAAAGTATTGGGGTTTAATGGGTGGTGAGGATGGGGATCTTGTACGGCAGACAGAATGGTGGCGGAGTAttagaggagaagatgcccTTGAAGTGGTCGAGCTGTAG
- a CDS encoding uncharacterized protein (transcript_id=CADANIAT00008792): MCILQPFLDCIFGTRPPTTNTVNATSSRSLESIASDVVTKILTADSHDTLHKELNDQISTTSWTEALAKATLKGLENAIKTGAKMAKAAADAVAQAKEAAIGFATEHPVYATLIALGVLAVLTPWILEVLGFGELGPIEASFAARWQSLYRGSEKLACCA; the protein is encoded by the exons ATGTGCATCCTCCAGCCGTTCCTCGACTGTATCTTCGGGACTCGTCCTcccaccaccaacaccgtCAACGCCACCTCCTCTCGCTCCCTAGAAAGCATAGCATCGGACGTTGTCACCAAGATCCTTACCGCCGACTCCCATGATACTCTCCACAAGGAGCTCAATGACCAGATCTCCACCACAAGCTGGACAGAAGCTCTCGCAAAAGCGACGCTAAAGGGTCTCGAAAACGCGATCAAGACCGGAGCGAAGATGgcaaaggctgcagctgatgcTGTAGCTCAGGCGAAAGAAGCCGCAATTGGGTTCGCAACTGAACACCCCGTTTACGCGACGCTTATTGCCCTGGGCGTGTTGGCTGTATTGACGCCCTGGATACTCGAGGTCCTTGGATTCGGAGAACTAGGACCCATCGAAGCGTCTTTTGCGGCCAGATGGCAGAGTCTTTACAGGGG AAGTGAGAAACTAGCGTGTTGTgcctga